The DNA segment CCATAGATAATGCCTTCACTGTCGGCAGGAATGGCAATCGCGGAAATCCCCTTTGGCCCAGCTTGGCCAGTGCGGCACATTACGACTAAAAGCTCAGTTGAACCGGCGCCCGAGATAAACATCTTAGAGCCTGATACTACGTATTCATCACCCTCACGCACCGCTTTGGTTTGCAGTGATGCCGCATCCGAGCCCGCTCCGGGCTCAGTTAAGCAGTAAGACGCCAGCATTTGACCCGTGGTCAAGGGCTCTGACCAAGCTTGACGCAGCGTCTCTGTGCCCCAAGTGGTGACCATCCAAGTGGCCATATTGTGAATGGTCAGCATAGCCGTTGTGGCTGTACAGCCTTTCGATAGCTCTTCGAAAATAATCGAGGCATCTAAACGCGACAGGCCCATGCCACCTTCCGATTCGGGGGAATACAGGGAGCAGAAACCCAGCTCACCGGCTTTTTGGATCACATCCTTAGGGAAATGATGTTCTTCGTCCCATTTGGCGGCAAAGGGGGCGAGTTCATCCGCCGCGAACTGGCGAGCCAGATCGGCAAATTGGCGTTGGTCTTCGTTGAAATTAAAATCCATTTGGCTCTCCTATGACTCTTTGGCCATTTCTTTTCGTCAATATCTTTTGCGTAATACACAGTGAATTTATCGGCAGCCTTATCATCAATGGGCGCCAACTGCGACACGTTTAGACTGAATCACCTGCCGTTTCACAATGCGTTGAAACTGTTTTTAAACCGCTTAGCGCAAGTTAATGCTCATATTTGGACCTGCGGCCACGGCAATGTCCGACTCGAACCAGCGAGAGGTAATGGTCTTAGTTTCAGTGTAGAAACGTACCGCTTGCTTACCGTAAGCGTGTTGGTCGCCGTAGAAACTGCCCTTCCAACCCGTGAATGAGAAGAATGGTAATGGCACAGGGATAGGCACGTTGATACCGACTTGGCCGACTTCGATTTCGTGTTGATATTTACGGGCGGCGGCGCCACTTGCGGTAAAGATAGAGGTACCGTTACCGTATGGGCTGGCGTTAACCAGTTCGATGGCCTCTTCTAATGAATCGGACTCCATACAGCAAAGCACAGGGCCAAAGATTTCTTCTTTGTAGATGCTCATATCGGTCGTGACCTTAGTGAACATGGTTGGCCCGACCCAGTTACCCGACTCGAAACCTGCCACGCTAAAATCGCTACCATCGAGTAAACACTCTGCGCCCTCTTCCTTACCTTGGGCGATAAGTTTAAGCACGCGCGCTTTAGCGGCTGGGCTGATCAGCGGGCCGTAACCGGCTTCTTTATCGTCCCATAAACCTGGGCGAACCTTAGCTAGGGCTTCTTTAAGCTCAGGGATCCACTCTTTGGCCGCGCCAACAAATACCGCGACCGAAATCGCCATACAGCGTTGCCCCGCTGCGCCAACTGATGCGCCAACTAGGTTGTTGATCACTTGCTGCTTATTCGCATCAGGCATGATCACGCAGTGGTTTTTCGCCCCAGCAAAGGCTTGCACGCGTTTTAAGTTATCGGTACCGGTTTTGTAGATATATTGACCGACTGCCACAGAGCCGACGAAGGAAATGGCTTTCACCGCAGGATCGGCCAGCAGGATATCGACCGCGGTTTTATCACCATGCACCAGTTGTAATACGCCCTTTGGCGCGCCCGCTTCGACAAACAGCTCAACTAAGCGCTGCGGCGTCATTGGGTCTTGCTCAGATGGCTTTAGGATGAAAGTGTTACCGCAGGCAATCGCCAGTGGGAACATCCACAATGGGATCATCGCCGGGAAGTTAAACGGCGTGATGCCCGCACACACCCCCAGAGGCTGAGTGTAGCTGTAGGTATCGATTGAACGCGCGACGTTCTCAACGGTTTCGCCCATCAATAATGAGGCAATGTTGCAGGCATGTTCTGCCACTTCAATTCCGCGCCACACATCGCCCTTAGCATCTTCAAAGGTTTTGCCCGTTTCTTTGGCAAGGATAGTCGCCAGTTCGTCGTGGTGTTCTTTAAGTAAGTGTTGGTAGCGCAACATGACACGGGCACGCTCAGACACGGGCACTTCTTTCCACGTCTTAAAAGCCGCCTTGGCACTGGCAATGGCTGCGTGCACTTCATCGGCCGTAGCGCTGTTGATAAGGGCGATTGGCTCGTTATTGGCAGGATTGGTCACCACGATTTGTAATGTTCCTGTGCCTGTGGTGAATTCGCCATCGATGTAATGCTTAACTTGTGTGGTCATGTTGCAATCCTTTTCCTTGTTTAGGGTCGAGCTGACGGTGCGATATTATGTTTATCCTCAGCGGGATGTTTGCCCTTGCCAGCTCAGTCTTGGTCTTGTTGATTGTTTTGCCGTTATTCGCGATTAAGCCTTTGATTAGACTTCGATAGCCATAGCAGTCGCTTCACCGCCACCGATACAGAGTGAGGCTACGCCGCGCTTAAGCCCACGGGCTTTAAGTGCATGGATTAAGGTCACCAGCAAACGTGCGCCCGAGCAACCGATAGGATGACCTAAGGCGCAGGCGCCACCGTTCACGTTCACTTTTGCCATATCTAAACCTAATTCAGAAACGGCCAGCATAGTCACCATGGCAAAGGCTTCGTTGATTTCGAACAGATCAACCTCATCCTTAGACCAGCCCACATTGCTCAGCAGTTTTGCCATAGCGCCAACGGGCGCTGTGGTAAAGAGTGATGGCTCCTGCGCATGGGTTGTGTGGCCCTTGATGGTAGCAAGCACTGTTAAGCCTAACTGCTCGGCATTGGCGCGCGTGGTTAACATCAGCGCCGCCGCACCATCGGAAATCGAGCTTGAGTTTGCCGCCGTAATAGTGCCGTCTTTGGCAAAGGCGGGGCGCAGTGCGGGGATTTTTTCAGGGCGGGCATTGCCTGGTTGCTCATCGGTGTCGATAGTCACATCACCACGGCGATCGCTTACCGTGACAGGCACAATCTCCGCCTTGAAGGCGCCAGAATTAATGGCCGCGTTGGCTTTTTCCAGTGAGCTTAGGGCGAAGGCGTCCATTTGCTCACGGGTTAAACCGTATTCATCGGCGGTTTTCTGGGCGAATGTGCCCATGGCTCCGCCGGTGTAGGCATCTTCTAAACCGTCGAGGAACATATGATCTAAGACCTTGCCATGGCCCATACGCATGCCTGAGCGCGCTTTATCTAGCAAGTAAGGGGCTTGGCTCATGCTTTCCATGCCGCCAGCAACCACCAACTTAGCACTGCCCGCTTTGAGTAAATCGTGGGCAAGCATCACGGTTTTCATCCCAGAGCCACAGACTTTGTTTACGGTCGTAGCACCCACAGACAGGGGTAAACCTGCACCTAAAGTCGCCTGACGCGCAGGCGCTTGCCCCAGACCCGCTGGCAATACGCAGCCCATTAACACTTCATCGACCTTATCAGGCGCAACTTGGGTATCGGCTAACAGGGCTTTGATGGCGGTGGCCGCTAAGCTCGGAGACGTTACGCCAGACAAACTGCCTTGAAAGCCACCCATTGGGGTGCGTTTAGCGGCAACAATAACGATCTCTTGGTTAAATTGTTCAGTACTCATGGGGGCTCCAAGCTAAATGTGCCTTGGCGGTAACACTCGCCAGCGGCGGATAAATAGTGACAATGAAACCACTCTGACGTTTACGCGAACGTAAAGCAAGTATTCCTTGGTCTAATGTGTCGAGAAAAACCCACAAAAATTGTCAGTCAGGATTTACAGTCAAGGGAGTGGAATACAGCGTTAACGCGGTGAGGCGGAAGTTGCTAAGCCCGTAATCAATTTAAACCGAGGAAAAAGAGACGGGATAAAAGAGGCTTACAAAGCAATATGGCGAGCATCGCTTAAATAAGCAGAGTGACCTTGGTTAGCCAAAGCCACTCGATTTAAGAGGGCATTAAAATAAACGCCAAAACAAACGCTAAAACAGTACTACACTGAATGTTAAGAGGGAATTATTGCGATTCCCACGGCGTGACGGCCGACATATCGCTTAAGTCATAGGGTGTTAATTGGTAAACGTAATAGTTAAGCCAGTTGCTGACTAATAAACTACCATGACTGTGCCAACGGGCAATGGCATCGGCCTTAGGATCGTCGTTACGATAATAGTTTTGCGGCACATTGGGATTTAACCCCTGCGCTAAATCCCGATGATATTCATCGTTTAAGGTAGATTTTTGGTACTCTGGGTGACCCATCACAAACAGGTTGCGATTGTTACGACTGAGAACTAAGTAAGCCCCTGCCTCATCGGATTGTGCCAGCACCTGCAACTCAGGATGCTGTTTAAGTTCCTCGATATCCATCTCGGCAAAGCGGGAATGCGGCGCAAAGAACTCATCATCGAATCCGCGCAGCAATGGGAAATGTTGGCAAGTGCGGCGATGCACAAACACCCCAGAACGCTTTTGCTGCAGGATTTTCCGATTTAAGCCGTAGAGATGGTAAAGCCCCGCATGAGCCGCCCAGCAGAGGAATAACACTGACGTCACATGCTGCTGTGACCAATCGATAATCTCGCGGATATGGTCCCAGTAAGTGACCTCTTCGAAATCGATTTGCCCAAGGGGCGCGCCCGTGATGATCAGGCCGTCGTAGTTTTTATAGCGCACGTCCTCAAAATCACGGTAGAAGGTATTCATATGATCGATTGAGGTATGCTTCGACTCTTTATCGTGAATACGTAGTAAATCGACATCCACCTGCAAAGGCGTGTTACCTAATAGGCGTAGAAGCTGGGTTTCTGTCTCGATTTTATTGGGCATCAGATTCAGGATCAGCACCTTCATCGGTCTGATGTCCTGATTGGCAGCCCGGGTCTCGGACATGACGAAAATATTTTCAGATTCTAAAATCCCTGCTGCTGGCAGATGATCTGGAATTTTAACTGGCATACCGCGCCTCTTCTATTCAACAATCAAAGGTTCCGGCGCGCGTATGCCACTCATCAAAGAGCAAACAAATTAGCGACCGACTTTCTCAAGCAGTATCGTCATAGGCTCTGTCGAATTGAGGTCGACATGATAGGCTTGAGTATTAATAAACAATAACTTATCACCGAGCATTATCCTTGCCCCAATGGCATAGGTATGCCCCGCTTCAAACTGATCACGCCCCATCGAAAAACTAAACGGCGTTGGGGTTTTCGCCCCTTGGGAAACGCGCTCTGCCATGACCACGGCGGGCACATCCATCTTAGAGACATCAAGCAACTGCACTATCAACTTGGCATCGGCGGGCAATGCGATACGCTCGCGGTACATGGCCTCACCTTTAATCTCAACAATCGCATTAGGGGTGGCACAAGCTGAAATCACCGTGGTGACGGCGAGTAACACCATAGCCGCTAATTTTTGCCATGCAGATGTCAGTCCGCTAATCCTTAACCCTTGTCTCATTTCATTTCTCCTAATCATACATAAAGACTTCTGGATGTCTATACGCCCAAGCTATAAATCTTGTCATGCTGGGCATATCTTCCTATGATAAGCTACCATTTCGTTGCCGAAAAATTTATGACCCAAGCAACTGCGATAATTGTGGGCGCTAGCTCACATTTAAGCCGCGAACTTGCCAAACAATTGGCCGATCAGCAGGTTGAATTAGCCCTTTTTGCCCAAGATGTCGAATCTCTCCGTGAATTTGCCTCGACCCTGCCTACGAAAGTTCAGGTCTTTTCACTGCAAATTGAACAGCCAAGCGCCATCATCAAGCAACTCGAAAGCGTCTGGCACGACTTAGGTGGCGCCCACTTAGTCTTAGTGAATACCGGACTCAATAGCTACGATCCTGAACTGCCATGGCTACCTGAGCAGGATATTATCGATGTCAATGTGCGGGGCTTTGCTGCTATCTGCAATACGGCGTTTAGATTATTTCGCGAGCAGGGTTATGGCCAGCTTGCCGCCATTAACTCGATTGCTGGTCTGCGCGGCGGCCCAAGTGTGGCTTATCATGCCTCTAAAGCCTTTGCGCAAAATTATTTAGAAGGCTTAAGCATGCATGCCCAGCGGCTTAAGTTGCCCATTACCATTACCGATATCCAACTCGGTTTACTGGACAAAGCCGCCATGCAGCAAAGCACGCTATGGCTTGCCCCGCTGCCGCAAGTGGCGGCGCAGATCATTAAGGCCATGCAGCAGGGTAAACGCCGCGTGTATGTGACCAAGCGTTGGCGCTTAGTGGCTTGGCTAACGAAGTTGCTGCCGGAGTTTATCTATAACACGCGCCATTGGAAGCCCAAAAAATCCAAAAAGTAGTGTTATGCCGTGTTTAGCTTTATAAAACGGCGAAAAACAAAAAAGGAGCCACAGGCTCCTTTTTTGTTACTTTAAAATCAGATGATTAGAAAGTGTAGCCAACGCTGACCATATAAACCCATGGGTTAATATCTGTGCTGATTGTAACGGGAGTGCCTTGGTATTTAAATTTAACATCGCTATCAATTTGCGCATACCATACAGAGGCGTTTACTAACCAGTTTTTATCAAATTGGTAATCTAAACCCACTTGCGCCGCTAAACCCCAAGAGGTGCTCATACTTAGATCGGTTAATGAACCACCTAAGTCATTGGTGAAGTCATTGTCGAAGAAATTAGTGTAGTTCACACCAACGCCCACATAGGGACGTAATTTAGACTGAGCATCACCGAAATAATATTGAGCAACTAAAGTTGGTGGTAAATGCTTAGTTTCTGCAATTTTACCAACACCAGCTAGAGACACATCATGGCTAAATGGCGTTGCAGCTAATAACTCAATACCAATGTTATCAGTCAGCATATAACCGAAGTTCAAGCCAAGTTGAGTATCGTTACTGACTTTAAACTCACCTAAATTACCTACACCAGGAATTACAACATCATCACTTGATTCATTTGGTGCGACAACGACAGCACCAGCACGAACAATAATATCGCCCGCTTGATGGGCAGCAACAGAAGCAGAGAAACCAGCGGCTAACAGGGTGGCGGCGATCAGTGTAGAAACAGTAGTTTTATTCATCATCATACTCCATATGTACAACATAGGTTTTTGTTTTACATTACATCCTTAACAATTGACGCCTACACTGCCAGATAAATTCATTTACCTTATTGATCCAAATCAAGATCAAGTGGTGATACTTATTTTGAGGTATAAGCCATGGGATCTGAGTCACGCTATCTAAACATTTATTGACAATACCAGTTTATTTTTTGTGACTCGTCGCATTAATTAGCCATCACTAATAACCTCCGCAAGGAGTAATAAGGAATAAATAGCCAGATTCACCATTTACATTTCAGTTACATAAATTGAAATCAAACACGCTGGAATTGGTGTCGTTTGACAGCAAAAAAAGCTGAAGAATGAAATACAGTCGGTAAAGAAAATAATGAGGAAACGATGGAGGCGGCGTTAATTAGAGCCCATTACTTATCAACGGAGCAAAAAATAAACCTCAGAACTCATATTGATGAAGTGAGTTAATTAGCCAAGGTCATTAGCCAAAGTCAATCGCGGATATTGTTTAAGCCAATTCTTTGTGGCAATTCGCTGCTCAAATACCGCCAACGCACGCTTGGGATTATGGGTTAACTGCAAGGCAAATAATGAGCTTAAACCGAAGGGAGCGATGAGTTGTAAATTATCGACGACGGAAGATTCTGTGTTAGGCATATGTTCAAGATATACAGCGACAGCCGTTTCCAGCTCAGGCCAATAACACATCGCATCCTGTGTCGATTGATAGGGATTATCCTGATTATTAAGGTGCATACGCGCTTGGTTTTTTACCGACCAAGGTAAGTCTGGCGCCAGTGTATGTAGGTATGCTTCTATCGCCCTATCCCGCTCAGGACGAGTATCCAAGGGGCAATAGTAAATCAGATCGATATCGTTTAACGGACGCTGCTCACTATCGTGTAATTTGTCCCACACCAGATTGCGGACAAATCCCGCCGCCAAGCACCACTGCGGCAAGGTATGCACTTGGGCGCATTGCTGCGCCAATTCAAGCGCCCTCATCCGCCCCCGCTCTTGGCTTAACCAGGTGCGTAATAGTGCAGCTAATTCCGTTTCAGTCATGCCTAAAGTCTACTGTAATATCAAACACATAAAAAATGATATCGACTCACACCACTTTGTAATCGGTTTCAGAGCACTTAGTTACAGTGAATCATGGGTTACACCGCGTCCGCTTGGCGCTCTGGCGTCGCATCCGCAAAGGCCGGCAACTGATTACACTCAGCCCATACCCGCATAATATTGGGGTACGGCGTTAAATCCACATTAAAACGCTGGGCGTTGTACACCTGCGGCACTAGACACAAATCCGCCAGCGTCACATTGTCGCCAAAGCAATAACGGCCACTATGGCGCGCAAGTTGAGTTTCGAGCGCCGCAAACCCGCTCGCCACCCAATGGTGATACCAAGCGGTTTTAGCTTCTTCGTCAACGTTCAGCTTTTGAGTTAAGTACTGCAATACCCGCAGGTTATTGAGAGGATGAATTTCACAGGCGATGGTTAACGCCATGGCACGCACATGGGCGCGTTCAAGCGCCGATGCGGGCAGTAGCGGCGTCTTTGGATAAAGCTCATCCAGATACTCGATAATGGCTAAGGATTGGGATAAGGCATCCCCCTCCTCTTCATCACCTAAAACCAATGTTGGCACCAGCTCCTGCGGATTTAGGGCGATATAATCCGCCTTGTGCTGCTCGCCACCATCACGCACTAAATGCACCGACAGCTGTTCGGCGCTCACGCCTTTAAGATTGAGGGCAATACGCACACGATAGGCGGCGCTAGAGCGCCAATAACCGTATAGTTTCATCTCACTCTGTCCTTATGTCTTCCTGAAAAAACGGGGCTAAAAGCCCCGTCCATATTATCTGTCACTGTGTTCGCACAAAAGCCTTACGCCTTGTACTCAACCACTTTTTGATCGATAGCGCCAAAAATAGAAGTGCCATTATCATCGAGCATTTCGATGCGCACTGTGTCGCCAAAACGCATAAAGGGAGTCGATGCTTTACCGTCGGCGATCACTTCGAGCATACGTTTTTCAGCTAAGCAGCTCGAACCTGCACTGCGGTCATAGTTAGAAATCGTGCCCGAGCCAATAATCGCGCCCGCGCCTAATGGACGGGTTTTAGCAACATGAGAAACTAACTGACTGAAGTTAAAGGTCATATCTACACCGGCATTCGGGCGACCGAATAGTTCGCCATTTAGATGGGTGATAAGCGGCAAGTGCACCTTTGAATCTTCCCAGCGGTGGCCTAATTCATCTGGCGTGATAGCTACTGGTGAGAAGCTGCTCGAAGGTTTGGATTGGAAGAAACCAAAGCCTTTGGCCAGCTCTGCGGGGATAAGGTTACGCAGTGACACATCGTTCACTAACATCAACAGCTTAATATGAGATGTAGCATTTTCAACACTGACGCCCATAGGCACATCATCGGTGATCACGGCGATTTCCGATTCGAAATCGATACCCCAATCTTCGCTCGCTAGAGGGATATCCGCCTTTGGCGCGATAAAGCTGTCAGAACCGCCTTGGTAAAACAGCGGATCGGTCCAGAAGGTTTCAGGCATTTCAGCGCCGCGCGCCTTACGCACTAATTCCACATGGTTAACATAGGCGCTACCATCGGCCCACTGATAGGCACGTGGCAAAGGTGATAAACATTTGGCTTCATCGAAGGCTTGCGCGTTCGGTAATTTGCCTTCGTTAAGCGCATCATACAATTCTTGCAATTGTGGCTTGAGCAGATCCCAACCATCGAGTAATTGTTGCATCGTGTGGGCAATCGCGGGTACGGCAACCGTTTGAGTAAGATCGCGGCTCACTAACATCAGCTGGCCATCACGGCGACCATTGTTATAACTGGCAAGTTTCATATCTGCTCCTGTGCTTCTACGGCTCGGCGTACTGCGCTTTTATCTATTTATGGTTAGCCGATTCGCTCAGCTAACGGGAATGGGTGACAACGAGTGCGGGCAATCTAGCCTTTTTAGACTCGCCGTATAGGGTTTGCTGCGCGTAGAAATACCCGAAGCGACGGCGGATTCCTATAGCGTGAGCAAAATCACATTTCACCCTATTATTTCACATTTTGTAAACTAATCATTACGTTTCATACCCTGCTGCCGCTTGTCACTATTTCGCAGAACGATATGGTGAAAAAGTCGCCAACAAAGTGGAACGATACTGTTACATCCTAAGCTTAAAGCAAGATTACTTTGGCTTGGCTATCTTGTATTCCCTGAGTTTGTTGGCGATGGCCGTGTGGGACACCCCTAATTTTTTCGCCAATTGGCGAGTACTGGGGTAAGCCGGATATAAGCGGCGCAGCAAGCTGGCCTCAAACTGCTTCATCGCATCATCGAGATTGCCTTCGAAGGCATTATCGAAATAGCCAAAACCTTCGGCGTAGGATGGTAGCTTAAGTTGCTCAACGGTCAACTCGCCCGAACCATCCCACATAGATACAGCCCTAAAGACCGCATTCTTAAGCTGGCGCACGTTACCCGGCCAAGCGTAGGTTAAGAGATGATCGCGACATTGGGCCGAAATCCGTCTCACTGGGCTCGAGAGTTGCTGACTGTAATGCTCGAGAAACATCTCCGTCAGCGGAATGATATCGACCTTGCGCTCGCGCAGTGACGGAATGTGATAGCTAAGCACATGGATGCGATAGTACAAATCTTCCCTAAACTCACCGGTTTGGCAAAGCTCGGCTAAGTTTTTCTGGGTCGAGCAGATGATCCGCACATCGGCGCGAACTTCTTCGTCGCCACCAATGCGTCTAAAGGTGCCATCCTGTAATAACCTCAGCAGTTTAACCTGTGCCGCCTTAGACATTTCGGCCACTTCATCGAGAAACACTGTGCCGCCCTTCGCTTCTTCAAAAAATCCGCGCTTAATCACTTTGCCTTGGCTGACGTAGCCAAAGAGTTCCTCTTCGGCGGCGCTATCGGGCAGTGCCGCACAGTTAATGGCGATAAAGGGTTTCTCGCGGCGCATGCTGGCATCATGGCTGGCTCTGGCCATAAGCTCTTTGCCCGTACCAGTCTCGCCGGTGATTAATAGCGGCGCATCGAGCTGCGCCATCCGGCGAGCTTGTTTCAGCACTTCTTTCATCTTGTCGCTGCTGGCTAACACATTTTCAAAGCCCGCGGTTTGATTTTGCAGTGCATTGAATTGTTTACCGACCCGCGCCGGCGATTTAAGCGATACGACTGCGCCCACGAGGATGGTCTTATCATCCTCATCGGGTAAGTAAATCGGTAACATTTCGGCCAGATATTCGTTTTGGCCGATATTGACCCGCGCCGCCTGTGGCAAGACTTGGCTCTCACTGAGCCAGCGACTGAAGTTAAACCCTTGCACCCAATGGTTTAAGGACTCATCGAGCACTTCGTGCTCCCCCATGCCCATATTGAGTAGCGCCGACTCGTTGACGATACGAATGCGCGCCTTCACGTCGATGGAGAACACTGAGTCAGGGAGGGTTTTGAGTAGGGTTTTTAAGGCGTAGTGTTCCTGCTCCGAAGGCATAAACGACACTGTTCGCACATCGTGAACACTCTCCACTTTGCGGATCTGCGGCATCAAGGCACTTAAGGTATCAAAACTGACCTCGGCAAATTGCAGGTAGAGAAAGCCCTGGTTACTGGCATCGATGGCGATGAGATTAATGCCATAACGTTCTAACACGACTAAGATGTCTTTCGCTAAACCCACGCGATCTTGACAGCTAACTTCCAAGCGCATAATGACTGATATTCCCTATTTTGATTCGAATTTGGGGATAAACCGTGCAGAGCTATTATCTCGAGTTCGAGACCTCAAGCTTGGCCTCGTAAGACATTCGTTTGATGAAGCCTTCATAGTTTACGCAAACGTAAAAGGCAGGATTAATAGCTGGGCGTGTATACGTTAGAAGGTTACGCTCAAAGTGGCAAGTCTAGTTTACAGCGTATTTGTAACAGGAAGAAAAAATCAGCGCTTAGATACAATTAAAGCGCTGATTTTAAAATTGAATTTTTTAATCTAACAACTGGTCGGTCTTGGCTGCCATGATGAAGTCATTCTTATGCAGACCCTTGATTGAGTGTGACCACCAAGTCACAGTCACTTTGCCCCACTCGGTTAAAATGCCTGGGTGGTGGAATTCCTCTTCGGCCAGATCCGCTAGCTTATTGGTAAACGCCATCGCTAACTTAAAGTTTTTAAACTTGTAAATCCGTTCCAATTGCATGATGCCATCACGCACTTGCACGCCCCAGTCGGGGATCATGCGGATAAGTTCGGCCAATTCTGCATCGGTCACTTTCGGCGCATCGGCTTGGCAAGCTTCACATTTCATTTGGGTTAACGCTGTCATACATACTCCTCTTGGCAACATTAGGGGATCGATCCGTTGCCCTTATTACGCTTTATTCAATTCGTTTTTTAACGGTCAGCCATTAGCTGGCTTTCTTGGTCTTGGGCGGATACTTAGGGGCAAACAAGCCTAACTGACGCGCCTTAGCCACATAGGCCATGATGTCCATCTTGGCGATTTCATCTAGCATATCAATATGTTCAATCACATAATAAATCGGCTGCATAATATCGATACGATAAGGCGTACGCAGCACAT comes from the Shewanella mangrovisoli genome and includes:
- a CDS encoding fumarylacetoacetate hydrolase family protein produces the protein MKLASYNNGRRDGQLMLVSRDLTQTVAVPAIAHTMQQLLDGWDLLKPQLQELYDALNEGKLPNAQAFDEAKCLSPLPRAYQWADGSAYVNHVELVRKARGAEMPETFWTDPLFYQGGSDSFIAPKADIPLASEDWGIDFESEIAVITDDVPMGVSVENATSHIKLLMLVNDVSLRNLIPAELAKGFGFFQSKPSSSFSPVAITPDELGHRWEDSKVHLPLITHLNGELFGRPNAGVDMTFNFSQLVSHVAKTRPLGAGAIIGSGTISNYDRSAGSSCLAEKRMLEVIADGKASTPFMRFGDTVRIEMLDDNGTSIFGAIDQKVVEYKA
- the tyrR gene encoding transcriptional regulator TyrR, whose protein sequence is MRLEVSCQDRVGLAKDILVVLERYGINLIAIDASNQGFLYLQFAEVSFDTLSALMPQIRKVESVHDVRTVSFMPSEQEHYALKTLLKTLPDSVFSIDVKARIRIVNESALLNMGMGEHEVLDESLNHWVQGFNFSRWLSESQVLPQAARVNIGQNEYLAEMLPIYLPDEDDKTILVGAVVSLKSPARVGKQFNALQNQTAGFENVLASSDKMKEVLKQARRMAQLDAPLLITGETGTGKELMARASHDASMRREKPFIAINCAALPDSAAEEELFGYVSQGKVIKRGFFEEAKGGTVFLDEVAEMSKAAQVKLLRLLQDGTFRRIGGDEEVRADVRIICSTQKNLAELCQTGEFREDLYYRIHVLSYHIPSLRERKVDIIPLTEMFLEHYSQQLSSPVRRISAQCRDHLLTYAWPGNVRQLKNAVFRAVSMWDGSGELTVEQLKLPSYAEGFGYFDNAFEGNLDDAMKQFEASLLRRLYPAYPSTRQLAKKLGVSHTAIANKLREYKIAKPK
- a CDS encoding 4a-hydroxytetrahydrobiopterin dehydratase, coding for MTALTQMKCEACQADAPKVTDAELAELIRMIPDWGVQVRDGIMQLERIYKFKNFKLAMAFTNKLADLAEEEFHHPGILTEWGKVTVTWWSHSIKGLHKNDFIMAAKTDQLLD